The genomic interval GGTGAGGTTATTTTCAGGGTTGTTGATAATGGAAAGGGAATTCCAGAAGATGAAATTACAAAGGTTTTTGTTCCCTTTTTTACCACAAAAAGTGAAGGCACAGGGCTTGGGCTTGCAATATGTGAAAAGATAATTGCAAAACACAATGGGAGCATAGAGATAAAATCTGAACAAGGGATAGGGACAGAGGTAATAGTAAGGCTATGACAAGGGTTTTAATTGTAGAAGACAGAGAAAGTTTAAGGGAGATGTTGAGGGATTTTTTAAGTGAAAGATACTATGTTTTTGATGCTGAATCAGCGGAAGAGGCAGAGAAACACCTTCTCCACTACCCTGATATAATTCTCTGCGATTTAAAATTGCCGGGGATTAGCGGGATTGAGTTTATAGATATTGTGAAAGAAAGATGTCCTGAAAGCGAAATAATAATTATGACTGCCTTTGGTGATATTCCCACCGCTGTTGAAGCGATGAGAAAAGGTGCTTTTGATTTTATCCCAAAGCCTCTTGATTTAAATCTTCTTGCAGTTTTAATAGAAAAAGCAGAAAAAACAATAGCTTTAAAAAGAAAAATAGATAATGGAGAAAAAAAGTTTGAGGTAATAGGGGAAAGCCCTATTTTTAAAAATACCCTTTCAATTGCTAAAAGGTATGCAGATGAGGATATACCGGTGCTTATTTTAGGAGAAAGCGGCAGTGGAAAAGAGATAATAGCAAGATATATCCATTTGAATTCAAAGAGAAAAGACAGAATGTTTGTCCCCATAAACTCTTCTGCAATACCTGCAAGCCTCTTTGAGTCAGAGATTTTCGGTTATTCAAAGGGTGCTTTTACAGGGGCAATTAACTCAAAAAAGGGTTTAATTGAGGTTGCTGAGGGGGGTACTGTTTTTTTTGATGAAATTGGGGACTTGCCTCTTAACCTTCAGGCAAAAATATTGAGGCTTATTGAAAGCGGTGAGTATCAAAGGGTTGGGGGAGA from Thermotomaculum hydrothermale carries:
- a CDS encoding sigma-54-dependent transcriptional regulator; the protein is MTRVLIVEDRESLREMLRDFLSERYYVFDAESAEEAEKHLLHYPDIILCDLKLPGISGIEFIDIVKERCPESEIIIMTAFGDIPTAVEAMRKGAFDFIPKPLDLNLLAVLIEKAEKTIALKRKIDNGEKKFEVIGESPIFKNTLSIAKRYADEDIPVLILGESGSGKEIIARYIHLNSKRKDRMFVPINSSAIPASLFESEIFGYSKGAFTGAINSKKGLIEVAEGGTVFFDEIGDLPLNLQAKILRLIESGEYQRVGGERFLKANVRFLFATNKDIKEMVNNGTFREDLYHRISAFTVKVPPLRERPEDIPLLLNYFLEKSQKGKSLKIDKKTLETLKKMEWRGNVRELKNLVEKWVIFGEVFFDRGISEIDDNIRINLDPDKTFRKYQEDFEKKILEFYLKKHKGNKLAMAKELDMNYKTLLSKLAKYGL